A genome region from Setaria italica strain Yugu1 chromosome III, Setaria_italica_v2.0, whole genome shotgun sequence includes the following:
- the LOC101776329 gene encoding wall-associated receptor kinase 1 isoform X1 gives MDLPENKLRGYIQDNGKPMWTAHNNHNMRYFKEDEIKIITNNYNTLLGKGAFGEVYKGVLDDSSPVAVKRYIHNVKENFAKEVIVHCEINHRNVVRLIGCCIGEKELMMVTEYISRGNLSDILHCSETSISLETRLGIAIGCAEALSYMHSQMYGQVIHGDIKPANILLDENLNAKISDFGISKLLSTDNTLYTTHVIGSIGYMDPLFARSGRLTSKSDVYSFGVVLLELITRRKAVDEGKISLTENFTQALAKRKKIRDFYDVKVSHDNNLRILDGIAKVAAKCLAMDIEKRPEMKDVAEHLRKLRKAQYESRENIALFGWVWRSKQAPQNMVPTDKMDQVLIEEVQAQKAGEVDINVHNITAMREGSPRYHSFSSLQEQELEELLRSSAEVLGKGKYASTYKAELDNSTLVVKRLKIEGVPEAVFKKRIAAIGAIEHELIVPLRRYYLNKDEKDALLVYDYFPMGSLSSNLHGITWETRSAIALSAARAVAYIHSTNATASHGNINSSNILLTGSYEARVSEHGLKTLVSSPTSITNNDIAQKDDVYSFGIILLEMLTGKLSIKRFNSQEPDLLDWILSVPDEHWAAQVFDKKLLTENSSAEMVHVAKLAIHCCEKKPTLRPVMSEVAQQIEEILGSKAGDRQLTTGRS, from the exons ATGGATCTGCCAGAAAATAAGTTACGAGGATACATCCAGGATAATGGCAAACCAATGTGGACAGCACATAACAATCACAATATGAGGTACTTCAAAGAAGACGAGATAAAAATAATCACTAATAACTACAACACTCTCCTTGGGAAAGGAGCATTTGGAGAAGTTTATAAAGGGGTTCTTGATGATAGCAGTCCAGTTGCTGTAAAGAGGTATATCCATAATGTAAAAGAGAACTTTGCTAAAGAAGTGATTGTCCATTGCGAAATAAATCACCGGAATGTAGTTAGGCTCATTGGTTGCTGCATAGGTGAAAAGGAACTAATGATGGTGACTGAATATATCTCCAGAGGAAACCTCAGCGATATTCTTCACTGCAGTGAAACTTCCATCTCTTTGGAAACAAGATTGGGCATTGCTATAGGGTGTGCAGAAGCATTAAGCTACATGCATTCACAAATGTATGGCCAAGTCATCCATGGAGACATTAAGCCTGCCAACATACTTCTCGATGAAAATCTTAACGCAAAAATATCAGACTTTGGGATATCAAAGTTACTTTCAACCGATAATACCTTATACACTACTCATGTAATAGGGAGTATAGGGTATATGGATCCTTTGTTTGCTCGAAGCGGACGTCTCACCTCGAAGAGTGATGTTTATAGTTTTGGAGTTGTTCTCTTGGAACTCATTACTAGAAGAAAGGCTGTCGATGAAGGTAAAATTAGCCTCACTGAAAACTTTACTCAAGCTctagcaaaaagaaagaagatacGCGACTTTTATGATGTGAAAGTTTCACATGACAACAATTTGAGGATTCTTGATGGGATTGCGAAAGTAGCAGCAAAATGCTTAGCAATGGACATAGAGAAACGTCCAGAAATGAAAGATGTTGCAGAACACCTTCGGAAGCTTAGAAAGGCTCAGTATGAGTCACGAGAAAACATAGCTTTGTTTGGCTGGGTATGGAGAAGCAAACAAGCACCGCAAAATATGGTTCCTACAGACAAAATGGATCAAGTTCTCATTGAAGAGGTACAAGCACAGAAAGCTGGTGAAGTAGATATAAATGTGCACAATATCACAGCAATGAGAGAAGGGAGCCCAAGGTATCACAGCTTTAGTTCATTGCAAGAGCAAGAATTGGAAGAGCTGTTGAGATCATCTGCCGAGGTTCTTGGGAAAGGTAAATATGCAAGCACATACAAGGCCGAGTTGGATAACTCCACGTTGGTTGTAAAGAGACTGAAGATTGAGGGTGTGCCAGAGGCAGTGTTCAAGAAACGGATAGCAGCAATAGGAGCAATTGAGCATGAGCTTATAGTCCCACTACGTCGATACTATTTAAACAAGGACGAGAAGGACGCACTGCTGGTGTATGATTATTTTCCCATGGGTAGCCTATCTTCAAATCTTCATG gaaTAACTTGGGAGACTCGGTCAGCCATTGCACTATCTGCAGCTCGTGCTGTTGCATACATCCACTCAACCAATGCTACAGCATCCCACGGCAACATCAACTCCTCGAACATTCTTCTTACAGGGAGCTATGAGGCACGTGTCTCAGAACACGGCCTCAAGACTCTTGTCAGTTCCCCAACATCAATTACCAACAACGACATTGCACAAAAGGATGATGTGTACAGCTTCGGTATCATACTTCTTGAGATGCTCACAGGCAAGTTGTCAATCAAAAGATTCAATTCCCAGGAGCCAGATTTGCTCGATTGGATTCTATCAGTCCCAGATGAGCACTGGGCAGCGCAAGTATTCGATAAGAAGCTCCTTACAGAGAACAGTTCTGCAGAGATGGTTCATGTTGCCAAACTTGCAATTCATTGCTGTGAGAAGAAACCTACCTTGAGGCCAGTGATGTCAGAAGTTGCTCAACAGATTGAGGAAATACTAGGTTCTAAAGCTGGGGATAGGCAGCTTACCACCGGGCGGAGCTAG
- the LOC101776329 gene encoding wall-associated receptor kinase 1 isoform X2, producing MDLPENKLRGYIQDNGKPMWTAHNNHNMRYFKEDEIKIITNNYNTLLGKGAFGEVYKGVLDDSSPVAVKRYIHNVKENFAKEVIVHCEINHRNVVRLIGCCIGEKELMMVTEYISRGNLSDILHCSETSISLETRLGIAIGCAEALSYMHSQMYGQVIHGDIKPANILLDENLNAKISDFGISKLLSTDNTLYTTHVIGSIGYMDPLFARSGRLTSKSDVYSFGVVLLELITRRKAVDEGKISLTENFTQALAKRKKIRDFYDVKVSHDNNLRILDGIAKVAAKCLAMDIEKRPEMKDVAEHLRKLRKAQYESRENIALFGWVWRSKQAPQNMVPTDKMDQVLIEEVQAQKAGEVDINVHNITAMREGSPRYHSFSSLQEQELEELLRSSAEVLGKGKYASTYKAELDNSTLVVKRLKIEGVPEAVFKKRIAAIGAIEHELIVPLRRYYLNKDEKDALLVYDYFPMGITWETRSAIALSAARAVAYIHSTNATASHGNINSSNILLTGSYEARVSEHGLKTLVSSPTSITNNDIAQKDDVYSFGIILLEMLTGKLSIKRFNSQEPDLLDWILSVPDEHWAAQVFDKKLLTENSSAEMVHVAKLAIHCCEKKPTLRPVMSEVAQQIEEILGSKAGDRQLTTGRS from the exons ATGGATCTGCCAGAAAATAAGTTACGAGGATACATCCAGGATAATGGCAAACCAATGTGGACAGCACATAACAATCACAATATGAGGTACTTCAAAGAAGACGAGATAAAAATAATCACTAATAACTACAACACTCTCCTTGGGAAAGGAGCATTTGGAGAAGTTTATAAAGGGGTTCTTGATGATAGCAGTCCAGTTGCTGTAAAGAGGTATATCCATAATGTAAAAGAGAACTTTGCTAAAGAAGTGATTGTCCATTGCGAAATAAATCACCGGAATGTAGTTAGGCTCATTGGTTGCTGCATAGGTGAAAAGGAACTAATGATGGTGACTGAATATATCTCCAGAGGAAACCTCAGCGATATTCTTCACTGCAGTGAAACTTCCATCTCTTTGGAAACAAGATTGGGCATTGCTATAGGGTGTGCAGAAGCATTAAGCTACATGCATTCACAAATGTATGGCCAAGTCATCCATGGAGACATTAAGCCTGCCAACATACTTCTCGATGAAAATCTTAACGCAAAAATATCAGACTTTGGGATATCAAAGTTACTTTCAACCGATAATACCTTATACACTACTCATGTAATAGGGAGTATAGGGTATATGGATCCTTTGTTTGCTCGAAGCGGACGTCTCACCTCGAAGAGTGATGTTTATAGTTTTGGAGTTGTTCTCTTGGAACTCATTACTAGAAGAAAGGCTGTCGATGAAGGTAAAATTAGCCTCACTGAAAACTTTACTCAAGCTctagcaaaaagaaagaagatacGCGACTTTTATGATGTGAAAGTTTCACATGACAACAATTTGAGGATTCTTGATGGGATTGCGAAAGTAGCAGCAAAATGCTTAGCAATGGACATAGAGAAACGTCCAGAAATGAAAGATGTTGCAGAACACCTTCGGAAGCTTAGAAAGGCTCAGTATGAGTCACGAGAAAACATAGCTTTGTTTGGCTGGGTATGGAGAAGCAAACAAGCACCGCAAAATATGGTTCCTACAGACAAAATGGATCAAGTTCTCATTGAAGAGGTACAAGCACAGAAAGCTGGTGAAGTAGATATAAATGTGCACAATATCACAGCAATGAGAGAAGGGAGCCCAAGGTATCACAGCTTTAGTTCATTGCAAGAGCAAGAATTGGAAGAGCTGTTGAGATCATCTGCCGAGGTTCTTGGGAAAGGTAAATATGCAAGCACATACAAGGCCGAGTTGGATAACTCCACGTTGGTTGTAAAGAGACTGAAGATTGAGGGTGTGCCAGAGGCAGTGTTCAAGAAACGGATAGCAGCAATAGGAGCAATTGAGCATGAGCTTATAGTCCCACTACGTCGATACTATTTAAACAAGGACGAGAAGGACGCACTGCTGGTGTATGATTATTTTCCCATGG gaaTAACTTGGGAGACTCGGTCAGCCATTGCACTATCTGCAGCTCGTGCTGTTGCATACATCCACTCAACCAATGCTACAGCATCCCACGGCAACATCAACTCCTCGAACATTCTTCTTACAGGGAGCTATGAGGCACGTGTCTCAGAACACGGCCTCAAGACTCTTGTCAGTTCCCCAACATCAATTACCAACAACGACATTGCACAAAAGGATGATGTGTACAGCTTCGGTATCATACTTCTTGAGATGCTCACAGGCAAGTTGTCAATCAAAAGATTCAATTCCCAGGAGCCAGATTTGCTCGATTGGATTCTATCAGTCCCAGATGAGCACTGGGCAGCGCAAGTATTCGATAAGAAGCTCCTTACAGAGAACAGTTCTGCAGAGATGGTTCATGTTGCCAAACTTGCAATTCATTGCTGTGAGAAGAAACCTACCTTGAGGCCAGTGATGTCAGAAGTTGCTCAACAGATTGAGGAAATACTAGGTTCTAAAGCTGGGGATAGGCAGCTTACCACCGGGCGGAGCTAG
- the LOC101784970 gene encoding uncharacterized protein LOC101784970, with product MVMRGLGVGVAPRRAPAAGPSSGGDENEPPGVSSAAASRPPLRAIQPRPAPAASSRKLQWPALTPSRGPGARAAAGKAPARRSASHAPARSLRKPAPRLGLATTGAASSGEAPPPFKVREAISFWEENRHNVQDALSMSQQHDSDALAKIDSCSDEGSVRNTEEILSLQLELDMLKTILMEEVKARAEAEDRAAALGDELKAANFHVLEACRQKEATEKDMETVESNLIDVIKELNELQKNNFQSPVFPKKMDMETSRLNSALDTHCRNEYVPYEDPKMQTLKCLDIEDSPLGTKLKRIQASLEKARNFNTRYQQDQASRGCAEQENDEVCREVILSLTEQLFSVQLQLNASKKNELLARQNLDEIRRIEFLLDESIEALVQTEVLEQNYVSLLRGMEEEICQLKSQLNQSDRCYEVRLKELEIKMQELKVEASASLASWNKEREIAEQRKAYVEQKNEEIKILELSNEDLKVDVCEYEKKVNMKEEAEHQRRQQGKIEVELQNVRQQLRAVTSSGKAGSFLEDGIVDLADTTRFQSDMNSELSGAQEGRIFQREVSVEPAPQVEHPNEPFSNEYMQEVDQSDVEMEKAQSSDMDYWSENSKFEHPSACEELEQISASKQPELFGSGACSDQSLPAVESVIEVLKVNELPPVAPVRPNDPVNYMRAPSDELKRLRSRNHYEGHRTATDRRFWSIEQQDLYTSIYSRAKLFDMKWIDWEHIDSIDQFACVREQCAHLGLEQIISYHCDWNSELIKQFYSTVHISADKSSMTWMADGRRITTNKRAWEERFGIPGGVQTEIHSQFLLDDDDKRVLYTDAEWTLGQISGLSPLPSIANKIIRTTIYPKTGNTLHAHNWNLLHHIVEQHPFDIIALIFGEIELLISDRNRTKDLLLYAPYIMGMIMGAFEYDGPRESRHHSYKPRHSYKLKRTRRVSRPPASSVAAPSEQPPSTFQPEVEAHVDADHHRQFKAAGHRPQGEGEAVKEQTVLAQAITRTDLLQVVDDRLRPIRDSLTSMEGRIGRIKGGHALPVQHTTPAQIPAPHSFLAPSLQATTPAPAVSSSKLSSRMHTHNSSVSAQPAHMSPCPFSQPVLVRPSPFSRFPWYQGKK from the exons ATGGTGATGAGGgggctcggcgtcggcgtcgccccccgccgcgctccggcggcgggtcCTTCATCCGGTGGAGACGAGAACGAGCCACCTGGCGTGTCGAGCGCCGCTGCCTCCCGGCCTCCTCTCCGCGCCATccagccgcggccggcgccggccgcgagcAGCCGGAAGCTGCAGTGGCCGGCGCTGACGCCCAGCAGGGGTCCTggggctcgggcggcggcgggcaaggcACCGGCGCGGCGGAGCGCCTCCCATGCGCCGGCGAGGAGCTTGAGGAAGCCGGCGCCGAGGTTGGGGCTCGCGACGACGGGGGCGGCGAGTTCtggggaggcgccgccgccgttcaaGGTCCGAGAGGCCATCTCTTTCTGGGAGGAGAACCGCCACAATGTGCAG GATGCTTTGTCTATGTCGCAACAACATGACTCGGATGCCCTTGCAAAGATAGACAGCTGTTCTGATGAAGGTTCTGTGAGGAACACAGAGGAGATATTAAGCCTGCAGCTGGAGTTGGACATGCTTAAAACAATTCTCATGGAAGAGGTAAAAGCCCGTGCAGAAGCTGAGGACAGGGCAGCTGCTTTAGGTGATGAGCTGAAAGCAGCAAATTTTCATGTCCTTGAAGCTTGCAGGCAGAAGGAAGCCACAGAAAAGGATATGGAAACTGTTGAATCGAATTTGATTGATGTGATAAAAGAATTGAATGAGCTGCAGAAAAATAATTTCCAAAGCCCAGTGTTTCCCAAGAAGATGGATATGGAAACCTCCAGGTTAAACAGTGCGCTTGACACCCATTGTCGCAATGAATATGTACCCTATGAAGATcccaaaatgcaaactttgaaGTGCTTAGATATTGAAGATTCACCTTTGGGTACAAAGCTGAAAAGAATACAGGCTTCACTTGAGAAAGCACGCAACTTCAATACAAGATACCAACAGGATCAGGCATCTCGCGGTTGTGCTGAGCAAGAAAATGATGAAGTATGTAGGGAAGTGATATTATCCTTAACAGAACAACTTTTTTCAGTCCAACTGCAGCTAAATGCCAGTAAGAAAAATGAGCTGCTGGCCAGACAAAACCTTGATGAAATTCGCAGAATAGAGTTTTTGTTGGATGAATCCATTGAAGCACTTGTGCAGACGGAGGTTCTTGAACAAAACTATGTTTCTTTGCTAAGGGGGATGGAAGAAGAGATCTGTCAGCTAAAGTCACAGCTAAACCAGTCAGACAGATGCTACGAAGTTAGACTGAAAGAACTggagataaaaatgcaagaatTGAAGGTTGAGGCTTCAGCATCACTTGCTTCATGGAATAAAGAAAGAGAG atAGCGGAGCAGAGGAAGGCATATGTTGAACAGAAGAATGAAGAAATCAAGATCTTGGAGTTGTCAAATGAGGATCTTAAGGTTGATGTATGTGAATATGAAAAAAAG GTGAACATGAAGGAAGAAGCAGAACATCAAAGGAGGCAGCAAGGAAAAATAGAAGTAGAGCTGCAGAATGTCAGACAACAATTGCGAGCTGTGACATCCTCTGGGAAAGCAGGGAGCTTCCTGGAAGATGGAATAGTTGATTTAGCCGACACAACCAG GTTCCAGAGTGATATGAATAGTGAGCTATCGGGTGCTCAGGAGGGTAGAATATTTCAGAGAGAGGTCTCTGTTGAGCCAGCTCCTCAAGTGGAGCACCCAAATGAGCCTTTTTCAAATGAGTACATGCAGGAGGTTGACCAGTCAGATGTAGAGATGGAAAAGGCACAATCATCAGATATGGATTACTGGTCAGAGAACTCAAAGTTTGAGCACCCCAGTGCATGTGAGGAGCTGGAGCAGATCAGTGCAAGTAAGCAGCCTGAGTTATTTGGCAGTGGTGCATGTAGTGATCAGTCCCTGCCAGCTGTGGAGTCAGTGATTGAAGTTCTGAAGGTGAATGAGTTGCCTCCAGTTGCCCCAGTGCGGCCCAACGATCCAGTGAACTACATGAGGGCCCCTTCTGATGAGCTGAAGAGGCTCAGAAGCAGGAATCACTATGAGGGGCATAGAACAGCAACAGACAGGAGATTCTGGTCCATTGAGCAGCAGGACTTATACACCTCCATATACAGTAGGGCGAAATTGTTTGATATGAAGTGGATAGACTGGGAACACATTGATAGCATTGATCAGTTTGCTTGTGTCAGGGAGCAATGTGCCCATCTGGGGCTTGAGCAGATCATAAGTTATCATTGTGATTGGAACAGTGAGCTGATTAAGCAATTTTACTCCACAGTTCACATCAGCGCCGACAAGAGCTCCATGACTTGGATGGCAGATGGCAGGAGGATCACTACCAACAAGAGAGCATGGGAGGAGAGGTTTGGCATTCCTGGTGGTGTGCAGACTGAGATTCACTCGCAGTTtttgcttgatgatgatgacaagaGGGTCCTGTACACTGATGCAGAATGGACGCTTGGCCAAATCAGCGGCCTCTCTCCTTTGCCTAGCATAGCCAATAAGATTATTAGGACGACCATCTATCCCAAGACTGGAAATACACTTCACGCACATAACTGGAACCTCCTACATCATATTGTGGAGCAGCATCCATTTGACATCATTGCTTTGATCTTTGGTGAGATAGAATTGCTTATTTCGGATCGCAATCGCACTAAGGACCTGCTGTTATATGCACCATACATCATGGGGATGATTATGGGAGCTTTTGAATATGATGGACCTAGAGAATCCAGGCACCATTCCTACAAGCCTAGGCATTCCTACAAGCTGAAACGGACAAGAAGAGTTAGTCGTCCACCAGCATCTTCAGTAGCTGCACCTTCTGAGCAACCTCCTTCAACATTTCAGCCAGAGGTTGAGGCCCATGTTGATGCAGACCACCACCGCCAGTTCAAGGCAGCCGGACATCGGCCccagggagagggagaggcagTCAAGGAGCAAACCGTGCTAGCTCAGGCTATCACACGCACGGATCTCCTTCAGGTTGTTGATGATAGACTCAGGCCCATAAGAGATTCATTAACAAGCATGGAGGGCAGGATTGGCAGAATTAAGGGTGGACACGCTCTCCCGGTGCAGCATACTACTCCAGCTCAGATCCCAGCTCCACACTCCTTTCTGGCGCCATCCCTTCAGGCTACTACTCCGGCTCCAGCAGTTTCGTCTTCCAAGCTGTCCAGCAGGATGCACACTCACAATTCCAGTGTCTCAGCTCAACCAGCTCATATGAGCCCATGTCCTTTTAGTCAGCCAGTTCTTGTGAGGCCAAGTCCTTTTAGTCGCTTTCCTTGGTATCAAGGGAAGAAGTGA
- the LOC101785367 gene encoding dof zinc finger protein DOF3.1-like: MEAPLHQSPVPLPLPPPQEEAVIGAALLRQAEAARAMMAAAAAAQHHQQQQPPAAAAMGREQCPRCASRDTKFCYYNNYNTAQPRHFCRACRRYWTLGGSIRNVPVGGSTRKRPRPARPTRALAAATATTTPASSAPFDTSSSSSPVAPAAALQGGLLGSLLLGSASASTLLALGAAPLLEGRLGFGPGLGQPALLAGANAAAGDLSRLDFGGAGPLLWPAAATVLEGDRAFPLPPPAAALWQKELAAAAPPPVEAGGLHHGGSPHLLL; this comes from the coding sequence ATGGAGGCGCCGCTGCACCAGTCCCCCGTGCCactgccgctcccgccgccgcaggaggaggcggtgatcggcgccgcgctgctgcggcaggcggaggcggcgcgcgcgatgatggcggccgccgccgccgcccagcaccaccagcagcagcagccgccggcggcggcggcgatggggcggGAGCAGTGCCCGCGGTGCGCGTCGCGGGACACCAAGTTCTGCTACTACAACAACTACAACACGGCGCAGCCGCggcacttctgccgcgcctgcCGCCGCTACTGGACGCTGGGCGGGTCCATCCGCAACGTCCCCGTCGGGGGATCCACGCGCAAGCGCCCGCGCCCCGCGCGACCCacccgcgccctcgccgccgccaccgcaacGACCACGCCGGCCTCCAGCGCTCCCTTCGacaccagctcctcctcctcccctgtggcgccggcggcggccctgcAGGGTGGCCTCCTCggctcgctgctgctgggctcggcctcggcgtcgACGCTGCTCGCGCTCGGCGCGGCGCCGCTGCTCGAGGGCCGGCTCGGCTTCGGCCCCGGCCTTGGTCAGCCAGCGCTGCTAGCCggcgccaacgccgccgccggcgacctgtCCAGGCTGGACTtcggcggcgcggggccgcTGCTGTGGCCCGCCGCGGCGACGGTCCTGGAGGGCGACCGCGCGTTCCCGCTccccccgcccgccgctgcgCTGTGGCAGAAggagctcgccgcggcggcgccgccgccggtggaggCCGGCGGGTTGCACCACGGCGGCTCCCCGCACCTGCTCCTGTGA